One Salvia splendens isolate huo1 chromosome 1, SspV2, whole genome shotgun sequence genomic window, GGGACTGATGCCTACGCCCTTGCTAAGAAGGCTGGCCGTTATAAGCAGATAAAGCGCACGGAAGGGGTTTCAAGCACTGATATAGTTGGTGTGTGGTTGCAATTCTTGTTTATCCGAAATTGGTGTTTTTGTTTGCTTGTTTAAATATGTGTGTGAATAATTACATCATAGTTGTTGTAACGTAGTAACGATGTTAACAATGTGCATTGATCGGATTTATATGTTATTGCATCTATATTATGGTAAAAGCTTtccaagataaaaaaaaaatcaaagctttattgtttaaatattttgttttaggTCGTATGCTTCtctgtgtgagagagagatcaGCTGGGGACAGCAATAGCCACTCATCTCTGCAGCGACAATTCAGCAGCAATGGCCGCTCAACTCTGCAGCGACAATTCAGCCATGGTCGCAACAACAAATCAGAAGATGGTGTCTCTGGTAGTGGGACACGGATATCTCATTTTCTACCCACCTCTCGCAGAATTGTCCAATTCTCGAATGGCAAGGCATGTGGATTTATAATGAAAATTTCACTGCTTATCTTAATATATTCTTTCTGGCTACATCAGGAATTATTTTAGTATTTGGAGACCATTTCATTTTGCTACCCTAAACCCTCTCTTTTCTATCTTGCTAACTAACATTCTTTAATATTTTGTCTTAAGTTATTCTTTCTGATGTTATTTTGATTGCAGACTTTGCAGTGTGACCTAACCTTTCTTCTCTATCTTGCTAACCTGCATTGATATTATGCCTTGAGCAAGGGATGTTATTTTGATTGCAAATGTGACTCAATCTCTCTTAACCATAGCTTTAAGCATATCTAGTAAATAGTTGGATTTGCTTCTTGCTTTTTTAAATGGCATGGAACCAAGGAAGCTTGATAATGTGAGTGTTATGGGATTCATACAAAAACTAAGGCAGCTAAATAGAAACTTCTGGAATCAAgcaaaaaaacttaaaaatataTGCAGTGCCCTTACCAGATAGTTTGGTGTGCTGTTTTGCCTTTTgcataaatttataaactggGTTTGTTGGACTTTAGAGTCGAACGATGGACTCGCATGCATATCTGTAGCTAATCTGGTCCAAAtcagagtataattttttactCCAGTACCAAGTTTATGTTTTTATAATGCCATTATACTGCAACCAATCCAAGCTTTGCTTCTCCCTTCATATGGGACGGCGAGATGGTGATCTATTTTGATAACCATGCTATAATATCAATTAGCTTTTAAAATTTAGGTATCTACAATATCAATTTAGATATCCAAGCTTTCCTTCTTCCTTCACATGGGACGGAAAGAAAAGTGTCAGTTAGGTATCTATAATATCAATTAGCTTTTAAAATTTATCTTTGATTCTCTTTCAGGGGCCTGGACCTGATGCTCGTATAATTTACATAGACGGTGCATTTGATCTTTTTCATGCCGGACATGTGGAGGTATGTTATGGTTCCAAACTCCAATCGTTTTTACTTAATGTATCTATTAATTCAGATTATTTGACAGTATTGTAGCCCAGAATGTAtgctttatttaaaatttaatgtcTATCCATCTAATCGTATTCGTCTCATTCTTTTGTCTAATGTCACAGACTTTGTTGAATTACTTTTACTACATTAGTACTACTTTTCCAATGCTAGCAAAAAAATTTTCAACTTCTTCCGTTAATATTATGTACTCAGTTGCTATTTGTTGTTTTATACAGATACTAAGGCTTGCCCGGGGGCTTGGCGACTTTCTTCTTGTAGGCATCCATACCGACCATAATGTCAGGTATGAtgtttatttttcttcattCCTTAGATGTATTAATTTGCATGTAAAATCTGATGTATCCTGTAAAAGATCACTATTCCTAGGTGAGAATTTTTTTTAGAGCTAGTAGATTATAAGCTTTCATGGATGCTCTATATCAGATTTATCCGGAATGGGTTGTGACTCATGATGCTTCACATATCTACTAGTAGAACATAATCACCTTAACTATTATAAAATCCTACAACATCCATCCACAACCATTagtcatatttattttttttcatttttggccTTCCACAAATATTAGTCACCTTCTATTTTTGGTACATTTCTCTCTCTGTGAGGTGGacctcattctccactaaaaaCACTCCAACCACcatctctctctcactttaccaattttgcattaaaaaccATGTCATCCACCAGTACCAAGATTATTGGTAGTGGGAGGAAGCTGTAGTATATTTGCTGTTCTATCGGATGAAATATAAGTAATGATATCCTAAGTGAAGCTTACTGTTGCGGGATCAAATTGTCCATAATGGCAGATTGCACTTATGGTCTGTTTGTTTTCTTGGTTGATATGACAATTGATCGTGACTTAGACTGAGTTTAAAGTATGCAATAATTACTAGTGCCTGCTTTGTGATGTTGAATAATTTGATTctctttaaaatttaaataaagcgAAGGATGAATGAAACCTACTAAAGTGCCAAGTCTCATTGCAAGTCTCTTAGTAAAATGTTTGATAGAGAAACAGTGAAGAACAGACCATTGGCTGACTACACTATATAAATGTCTGTTGTGGACCTGTGGTCTGGTTTGATCAGATGCTTTAAGGGGGTGGGGTTTCCAATTCTCTATCAGCTCTTTTTTTAGGTTTATGGGGTTTCTAATGTCTTTTGTGATAGGGGGAACTTAAGTAAAATTTTACTTGATGAGGTTGCTTTTGTGATTTTTCCCTGAGCAAATGCAGGCCAACCAGAATGGAATATGATAAAATTTTAGTTCTAGGATTTCTTGTCCATGGAAGACGGAAGTTATGTTGAGATTAAGTACAGAGAGTTGTACCTGTAAAAGTTGATGGGATGATTTATTGCATTGCTCTCCACCAAAACAACCAAATACTTAGGGCCTTATCGTAGTCCCTTGCTACGATTTAGAGAATGAAAGGAAACCTTTTATTTTCTTAGTATGGAATAGAATGTGAAACTTAATGTTGAATATTTCTGGTGACAATGTGACATAATTATCTGAAGTGTGAACTATTTATTCTAAGGATAAAGACACCAAAACTGATCCCCAGTATCCTTTTTATTAGTTCTTTTACACCCCTAACAACGAAATGTGGATAGTGAAAATGCAAATGTGCTTTGAGACACAGCAGGGCAATGGACAGACGATGTGAGAGAAACGTTTAAGTGATGGGAGAGTCTCTTATTATTTAGATGTAGAAACTGTCATTATTGCCTTGCTGCTTGCTCGACATAGTTATTTGCTGCTTGCTCGACATAGTTATGAATGTCATTGTCAATGTTATGAATCAAACATGCTTTGATAATTTTTAGTAGTGCACTCTCTAATGGCGTCAAAAGTTTACCCAAGTCTTTGTAATGTACACTTGTACATGATTTTCACAAACTGTGATGCTTTGGACTAATTGTGTGTCTAGAGGGTTTCTTCCACTTTGAATCGACTTGATGGTGCGTTTTACTCACAAGTAGTAAAATCTCACTCAGCATTATGTACTGCTCATGAAAATATTTATAGCCAATATCAAACTTCAAAGTTCCAATAGTGTGATTAACGTCAAATTGTTAGTGGTGCTGTGGGTGCATTCTCTGCTTAGCATTCAAATACAACTTATTTTAAGGTGCTTGCTAACATTGGCCTCAGGGTGTAGAATAATGATAAAATTGCAAACTTTTGAGGCAGACATTTGATAAAACCTCCACCATGTCTGTTGTAGTGCAAAAAGAGGACGTCACCGTCCAATTATGAATCTTCATGAAAGAAGCTTGAGTGTACTGGCTTGCCGATATGTGGACGAGGTTATAATTGGTGCCCCAATGGAGGTGTCAAAAGATATGGTAAGTATGATGAATTCACATTTAACTAGTTACTTATCTGCATGAATACAATATTCCATCCCTTGCATTAATGATTTAAGTCTAGTAAGAggtaaaaaaagttagtgagaAAGCATAGAATGTGATTGGTAACAGTCTAACAGACAGTTGGCACCCACATATATAAAGTCGACTTTTAATTTCTACTTATTTCTCTGGTTAAAACACTTCTTCCTTCTTTCGTACTGAAATCATAGTTGACATCACTGGTTCTGAATCAGCAAACAAATCCCAATGTGACTTATGTACTTtggtagtatttctttttttttcaggCATATTCTTACCGTTACTATAACTCTATGCTTCTCTGACCTTGTATAAGTTAATAAGCAAACTAAAAGGCTTCAATGCCAAGTTCAAATTAGATACTTGCAACTGCAGACTGTAAATGCTGTAGATTTGATTTTTGGTTgcaatttttattcttttaatttcacTTGGAGAATGTAGGCATGTTCTCCAAAAACAAATGCAGCCTTTTTTAATGTCTTGAAGAATAAAGTACTATTGATTCAACACAGAAAGTAGCATATGCTTGCAGCCTTGTTCTGTTGTAAGCATGGTTTAACTTACTACAAAACTAAGCAAGTTACTTGAGAAGTGAGAATATTGTTATACAGCCTCTATATTCTGAGGTCCAGTTCTACTAATAAATCTCTCACTTCATGGATTATGCTCCAAAGTAATTTGAAACTTAAATGGCTGAGATGAACCCTTCCTATCATCAGTTTTCCATCTGGTTTCTAATTCCTGATGCTGCAGATTACAACTTTCAACATCTCTTTGGTTGTGCATGGATCTGTTGCTGAGGATAATGATTTTCAGAAGGTACTGCTAACAAATACGTGTACCCATTTAGTTGTTCAGTTACAAATATGATTAGCTAGGTTTGCTGATGCTGTAGGACAAACCCTGTTATTTTTGcaggagaaggagaatccgtacGAGGTTCCTAACAGTATGGGTATTCTTAAGCTCTTGGAAAGTCCTCTGGAGATTACAACTAGCACGATAATCAAGAGGATCGTATCGAACCATGATGCATACCAGGTTTTCACCCATCTAGTCCTTCAGATTTACGAGTTAATTGGAAAAAGATAAGTGATTAAAGCTATTGTTGCAGaaacggaatgaaagaaaagctGAAAGTGAGAGAAGATATTATGAAGAGAAAGCTTTTGTGACAGGAGATTGATTAACTCTTAGAGTCTGGAAAGAGTAAGACCACATGACTTTGATTAAGTTAAGCCATTGTTTTCATATTGTGGTAGATGTTTTCATATTGAGTAAGCCAAGTTTGATTTCAGGTGGAGAAGACTTGGGTTGACTTGATGCTAAGTGGACGTTCTTGCTTCACAATAAAGAGGATCCTCTCATCACTGATGTTTTTGTCTACTTGTATTTtcttttgaaagaatttgaaTTTGGTAGAAGCTGTAGAACAGTGCAATATCACTATGACATGTAGCAAACAACAGAATACTTAAACTTTGATGAATATTAACTTTGCTGAATCGATGATTGATGAGTTTTGGAATACATTTGAGGAGAAGAAAACTAAATTAACATGCTATTGAAGGATAAAACCTAGGTTTCCATTCCAAGATCAAGTCTTGGGCAGTCTTTGACTCTAGAACAGCTTTCTGCATATATCCTTGTCGATGATGCATCGTTGTCTTGTCGTTGCGGACTTAATGGGTGCTGCTGGACACGTCTCCGCAATCCCGGTGAGCAGTGGCATGGATCTCGGCGTCCCTTGCTCCTCTTTTGGGCGCGTCTCAGCAATCCCGGTGAGAAGGGGTGTGGATCTCGGCGCCCCTTGCTCTTCGGAAATGGCATCCATGATGGTGCCATATACAATGTCAAACAAACGCTGCTCTTCATCCTCCTCATCACCATCATCGGCCACATTATCAAATTCTTCAATGAGAGAAGAGGCAAAGTTGAGGCGACGAACGACGTGGCTGTGCGACTCATCCCGGTACCTGAGGCGGCGCGGAGCAAGCAACAGCTTGTCGGAGCCTGGGGCAAAGGAATCGAACAAGGTCTCTTTAGGAGTTTCGACATCAGGAGAAGAATGGGGTGGGGAATGCTCTGCCTTTTCCTCTGGAGTTGCTGGCCCAGCTTCCTCATCGCCTGTTTTACAAATCAAACTCCAATTTTTCCCACAAATAGCTTGTTGTTCATCTGCGCAGACCTCAGACCCCATGGCTTCCTTTTTTTCGAAGTCAGCTAAGCTAACAAGCAGTTACtggaattaaaaataaaacataaaaaaaaaaaaaaatcagttgGGGAAATAAATTAGGGTTCCGGTGAAAGGGGGAAAACGTGAAATGGAAACGGGAAATCGAAGCTGAGCCCTAAGAAAACGGAGAAGAGGAAACCGAAAGcaaggagaagaaaaacagaccGGCGATTGATTGAATGGAAGAGGAAAAGCGGCGGACGGAGGTGGTTGTCTCTGTGGATGAAATTGGCGGGCGATGGAAGTGATAGTGAAAGCGTTGTGGTACCTCGCTGCCGCTGAAATTGGGACAATTTTGACTCTTCACCTTATTTGCCGCACGTGATGGGTGGATGGATGCATATCCAACCAGATGCTCTATGGGTCCCACTTCCCATCCCTAATTTTTCATTATCAAatgttttttaatattttctgaTTATTAGTATACTggataaatttaaaatactaagtATTGCGTAATTAAATAGTATTAGTGGGTAACAAAGCACcccaatttaaatattttctgaTTATTAGTATATTGGATCTAGGTGAGCAGTCAACAAAAGACATTGTTTTATAAAGCgatgaaaatttattttctaataTTCCATTTTCAAACTTTACGAGAatactataaataattataattagatcaaattttattaattaaataagtatTATACAATTAGTATATAAAGATATGAGAGTAGAAAAACGAGGATATATAACTGAAAAGAGAAAAAGTCGTTAAGATTTTGGACGtccaatttcttttttcttttttcttttttcttcctaTCATCATCAAATCCTAAGAAAACATCGTTAATCTGTTGCCGGAGAGAGAATGGCGTACAGGAGGAAACAAGGAGCGATGTCACGATCATCCACCTTCAAGGAGGAAAAGAACCCCCCACCCGACGACGGAGAAAGGGCCGCCGCCTCCACCCTCGCCGCTCAGGCAATTGCCACCTCCGCCGCCCACCGCCACTCCACGGTTCGGTCTCTTCATACATACACATTCGACATTCCAttcatttttgtattaatagatccattttctcttatttatttaatcGCATGAATTTAATAGAAGTTTTGATTGTATACATACATGTGATTAATGTGGGATTGATGAATGGGACAGGGTGGTCCCACGTATGACTACACGGCCATGGGAAGCTCGAACGAAACGGGCAGTTTTTGGGGAGTTCTTGCAAGAAAAGCTAAGGCCATTCTTGAGGATGATGACATTAAATCACGCcctcatcttcttctttccccAAGCCAGAAGAGACTAGACTCTCCCAAAGCTCATCCTCCTCCTACTCAggttttcatttcaattttctcCAAATCGTCTGACGTCGATGAAGATCAAATTTGagaaaacaaaataagaaaGGGCTTGACAAAGAATATGGATGTaagagatgaagaagaaaattaaaataagaaatagaAATGtattgttattatggagtactatCTGCTTTCCACTAGTTAGAAGCATTTCTTTTAGATAaaaagattaaggaatgagCGTTTAGTGAGTTTGgtgaagatagaataaagtaagtaaaTACTTGAAAAGAGAACAAAGTAGAAGAAATCctttataaagaaaaatgactcaactatattATGACGAAAAAAAAAGGTAATTGAATCAATGTTAGACAAAGCTAATTAGAAAGAACATATATTTATTTGGCTTGCCAGAAAATATGATTAACAAAGCTCTACCAATATTGCCATTGCAGATTCAAATATCGAAGAAGCTAGACACTCCCAGTCCGAGTCACGCCGCGATAGCTTATTCCACGAGGAGCAACATTGCCAAAACCTTGGACCACGGAGGAGAGAGCAAGGGCGATGAAACTCATAAAATACAGATAGTAAGAAAAGGAAACAATCTAGTGCAAGAGATGGGAGACCACCATAAATCAACAGTACAACAAGTACCTAAGAATCCCACCACCCAAGAAGATCTGCTCAAGGCATCTCGCGACGTAAGGTTGCTACACTCTCTTGTTTTATAATCACTCCGTCCAGTAATATGTGTCCCATTTTCTCATATCATTTCCAATTaactttttattacattaaGTAAGatctcacatttcattataaaaccaatacacattggtggacggagggagtattactttttcAGCAACTGCATTACAGTTTCCTGGATTGAATATCACAGGTGGCGATGGCGACTGCTGCCAAAGCAAAACTACTGCTTCGGGAGCTGAAAACGGTAAAAGCTGACCTGACTTTTACGAAGCAGCGATGCACTCAGTTGGAAGAAGAGAACAAGACCCTCAGAGATAATGGTCCTGCTCACCATGACGACGACATGGTATTTATAGTGAATTCTTATTAAAATAAGAACTAAGAACCAATAATACTGtttaatgcaaaaatatttgtatatagTGATATACTGATGGATATGTGTTTATTGATGAAAAATGATATTCAGATTCGGAATCAGCTGGAGACACTGCTGGCGGAGAAGGCGCGTTTAGCTCACGAAAACTCAGTGTACGCGCGTGAGAATCGCGTGTTGAGAGAGATAGTGGAATACCATCAGATGACGACGCAGGATGTTATCTACGTGGACGAGGGGAGTGATGAGGTGGCAGAAGTTCATCCAATCTTGTACTCGGCGTCTCTCCCTGACTCCCCTACCTCTCCACCGgatctctcctctctcttccGAAGCGCCTCTGCCACCGCCCAACTCCGATTTGACCCTTCATTTTGACTTGTTTGTTTGTTGTTAAGAGGCCTTTTGGTTTGAACATAGATTGATGAACACTCAACGTGCATGTATATTGACTTCGAATATCTTGGATACAAGAGAACTACTTGTGTTGAAATCTatacttgaaaaaaaaaatgaaggttGCACTTATGGCATTATTAGACCATATTTGCTCCTTGACCGATAAACAATGGCATGTAGAGACTAAGCATGTCTATCGCGAAAAGAATTATGTGGCAAGACTTTATGGCTAACTGGGGTCTGATGATGAACGAGATCTTTTAACAGCTAAATGATTCTCCAAGAGGGACTATTAATCTACTTGCTAAATAAGATAGGTGAGACCGTATCACTTGCTGCCTAAACATGCGTTCTtaaaaccaatgttttaaaaatcggaccgaATCATACGGTCAGACCAGTTCGGCCACGAACTGGCAACTTatccggttcggtttggacATTAAAACCGTTCTACTATTGGGCCGTTTTGATTCACTCAAGCCGCCCAGTTCAACCAAAAACCAGTGACTGGTTAAACTGGTTCAGCaattttaacttttattttaataccaGGAGTAGTACAATATAATATTTAGAAAAAGTTTTATTGTTGCATTTTTTTCGTAGGAAAAAGTTATATGTATTGTAGGATTATTGATATTTCTTGTCATGAATGCTCAAAACTATGTATTATAATTGtcaattttgtttattatttatattattttattatttgtataatgtattatttaattaaatatatatatatatatatatatatatatatatgtgtgttgcGTATTCCGGTTTGACCATTGGTTCGACCGGTCGGACtagttgaaccgtgaaccaatAGCTACGCCGGTTCGTCCACCaatccggtttttaaaacattggttctTATAGTGCTGACTATATTCTtgtaattaatgaaaaaaaaagtgatcCATAACGTAAGAGCATAGCTAGGATCACAAAGGATGAGATTTTTGTATTCAATCATAAATGAATATGCATTTATCAATTTTACCCAATAGAAGGGAACCCAAAATTTGAGAATCTAATTTGTTTCTTTAAGTAAGgcatattattttaatatctaATAATTACTCTTAATAGAGTAGAATCTACTCCGTTTCTATAAGTAATGAGtcaaaaaataattcaagaaaTGAGATTAGGTATtaatgtagagagaaagaaggagaTATGATTGAAAATTCAAAAAGATATTAGCATGCACGCTTTTAGGAGATTCGTTAGGGTTTTATTGATGATACGCCTATATAGAATTAATCGGATAGATGGATAGATGTAGCGCGAAATATATATGTTAAAAAAATGATTGTGTTGTTAATAATGTTGTGGACATGTAGAGTGAGTGGTGAATTAAGTAGTAGGGACTTGGATGGTGTCCTACAAAACTATGCTTTGGAGGCATTTGCTCGGCGGCCAAAGACCGGCGTGGCGTACGATGGGGCCGTCTCCGGCATCAGAGTATCGGCGATGAGGCTCAAGACCGGAGCTTTAAAGAGGAGAGGAGTGAGCATGTACCAAGAGTTCCAAATTCCAAAGGGAGTGATGACACATCCCTATGTGGAGAGGCTTGTTCTTCTCTACCACAATTTGGCCAATTGGTCCTTGGCATACTACCCTCCTCTTGAGGGCTACACCTATTTGGCCCCGGTGATCGGTCTCCTTGCTTACGATGCGTCGCAGTTGAAGATGCGTCTCAACATA contains:
- the LOC121774193 gene encoding uncharacterized protein LOC121774193, which codes for MDMCLLMKNDIQIRNQLETLLAEKARLAHENSVYARENRVLREIVEYHQMTTQDVIYVDEGSDEVAEVHPILVSGELSSRDLDGVLQNYALEAFARRPKTGVAYDGAVSGIRVSAMRLKTGALKRRGVSMYQEFQIPKGVMTHPYVERLVLLYHNLANWSLAYYPPLEGYTYLAPVIGLLAYDASQLKMRLNIRASSQPISINFSKLLLAPMAMPAHPKCVFFDVNGSVYFSDMMWSNICTTFQEGHYSVVTTSIARNDSTSTGSTRLKWWMIAGGVLALGGVAVVARRKYERRTRKKMVAELSEAFYMSNNGTPAAMPTRTLPILENEYVP
- the LOC121810239 gene encoding ethanolamine-phosphate cytidylyltransferase-like — protein: MGWEGASGQRIAVSWLIGGLVIGLSVLGFRRLALPHNKKKKRPIRVYMDGCFDMMHYGHCNALRQARALGDQLVVGVVSDAEIIVNKGPPVTPLDERMIMVSGVKWVDEIIPDAPYAITEEFMKKLFDEYNIDYIIHGDDPCVLPDGTDAYALAKKAGRYKQIKRTEGVSSTDIVGRMLLCVRERSAGDSNSHSSLQRQFSSNGRSTLQRQFSHGRNNKSEDGVSGSGTRISHFLPTSRRIVQFSNGKGPGPDARIIYIDGAFDLFHAGHVEILRLARGLGDFLLVGIHTDHNVSAKRGRHRPIMNLHERSLSVLACRYVDEVIIGAPMEVSKDMITTFNISLVVHGSVAEDNDFQKEKENPYEVPNSMGILKLLESPLEITTSTIIKRIVSNHDAYQKRNERKAESERRYYEEKAFVTGD
- the LOC121765686 gene encoding uncharacterized protein LOC121765686, with amino-acid sequence MAYRRKQGAMSRSSTFKEEKNPPPDDGERAAASTLAAQAIATSAAHRHSTGGPTYDYTAMGSSNETGSFWGVLARKAKAILEDDDIKSRPHLLLSPSQKRLDSPKAHPPPTQVFISIFSKSSDVDEDQI
- the LOC121810255 gene encoding unknown protein 1-like; the protein is MGSEVCADEQQAICGKNWSLICKTGDEEAGPATPEEKAEHSPPHSSPDVETPKETLFDSFAPGSDKLLLAPRRLRYRDESHSHVVRRLNFASSLIEEFDNVADDGDEEDEEQRLFDIVYGTIMDAISEEQGAPRSTPLLTGIAETRPKEEQGTPRSMPLLTGIAETCPAAPIKSATTRQRCIIDKDICRKLF